In Bubalus kerabau isolate K-KA32 ecotype Philippines breed swamp buffalo chromosome 4, PCC_UOA_SB_1v2, whole genome shotgun sequence, one DNA window encodes the following:
- the TSEN54 gene encoding tRNA-splicing endonuclease subunit Sen54 isoform X4: MDPEPESASVEVPAGRVLSAPELFAARSRSQKLPQRSHGPKDFLPDGSEAQAERLRLCRQELWQLLAEERVERLGSLVAAEWRPEEGFVELKSPAGKFWQTMGFSEQGRQRLHPEEALYLLECPSCGLHFQGSIQLFHQDLPLSIQEAYQLLLTEDTVTFLQYQVFSHLKRLGYVVRRFQPSSVLSPYERQLNLDGGAQCLEGKRKRRSSSSQSINKKPKALQNPLQGMDGTPESPATCSPPPQNQNSCRPEEKPQESSPIKSLMGPLQLLGSLEPCPSLGREGAQCSPENGKIEDGVTGAPKPRWNFEQISFPNMAADSRHTLLLAPAPELLPANVAGRETDAESWCQRLNQRKEKLSRRERERQAEAQHFREDVNADPQVQRCSSWWEYKQLLQRRHLQKTQSRPPHLWDQPVTPLLSPGQADSPGCWRSPVAWRSALMSTRLTPWPPSERITLASPMSGCALADLMSWSQTSTPSSGCPTRVGMSL; encoded by the exons ATGGATCCCGAGCCCGAGTCGGCCTCCGTGGAGGTTCCGGCCGGGCGCGTGCTCAG TGCCCCGGAACTCTTCGCCGCACGTTCCCGGTCCCAGAAGCTACCCCAGCGCTCGCATGGCCCCAAGGACTTCCTCCCCGACGGCTCGGAGGCCCAGGCCGAGCGGCTGCGCTTGTGCCGCCAGGAGCTCTGGCAGCTGCTGGCCGAGGAGCGCGTGGAGCGCCT GGGCAGTTTGGTGGCCGCCGAGTGGAGACCAGAAGAAGGCTTCGTGGAGTTGAAGTCTCCTGCG GGTAAATTCTGGCAGACCATGGGCTTCTCAGAGCAGGGCCGGCAGCGGCTTCATCCAGAAGAGGCCTTGTATCTGCTGGAGTGT CCGAGCTGTGGGCTGCACTTTCAGGGCTCCATCCAGCTCTTCCACCAAGACCTTCCGCTGTCTATCCAAGAGGCCTACCAGCTGCTGCTGACTGAGGACACGGTGACTTTCCTGCAGTACCAG GTCTTCAGCCACCTGAAGAGACTCGGCTATGTGGTTCGACGATTCCAACCAAG CTCCGTCCTGTCCCCTTACGAGCGGCAGCTGAACTTGGACGGTGGTGCCCAGTGCCTGGAAggcaagaggaagaggaggagctcCAGCTCTCA GTCCATTAATAAGAAGCCCAAGGCCCTGCAGAACCCCCTGCAGGGGATGGATGGGACACCCGAGAGCCCAGCAACCTGCAGCCCACCTCCCCAGAACCAGAACAGCTGCCGCCCAGAGGAGAAACCCCAGGAGTCAAGCCCCATAAAGAGCCTCATGGGCCCCCTTCAGCTGCTGGGGTCCCTGGAACCCTGCCCTAgtctgggcagggagggggcgcAATGCAGCCCAGAGAATGGCAAAATAGAGGACGGGGTTACGGGGGCTCCTAAGCCCCGCTGGAACTTTGAGCAGATCTCCTTCCCCAACATGGCTGCAGACAGCCGCCATACCCTCCTGCTCGCCCCCGCTCCTGAGCTGCTCCCGGCCAACGTGGCTGGACGGGAGACGGACGCCGAGTCCTGGTGCCAGAGGCTCAACCAGCGGAAGGAGAAGCTCTCTCGGCGGGAACGGGAGCGGCAGGCAGAGGCCCAGCACTTCCGCGAGGATGTGAACGCCGACCCCCAGGTGCAGCGCTGCTCCAGCTGGTGGGAGTACAAGCAGCTGCTGCAGAGGCGGCACCTGCAGAAGACCCAGAGCCGTCCCCCACACCTGTGGGACCAGCCTGTCACCCCCTTGCTGAGTCCCGGTCAGGCCGACTCCCCAG GCTGCTGGAGAAGCCCGGTGGCTTGGAGATCAGCTTTGATGTCTACCAGGCTGACGCCGTGGCCACCTTCCGAAAGAATAACC
- the TSEN54 gene encoding tRNA-splicing endonuclease subunit Sen54 isoform X5 produces MDPEPESASVEVPAGRVLSAPELFAARSRSQKLPQRSHGPKDFLPDGSEAQAERLRLCRQELWQLLAEERVERLGSLVAAEWRPEEGFVELKSPAGKFWQTMGFSEQGRQRLHPEEALYLLECPSCGLHFQGSIQLFHQDLPLSIQEAYQLLLTEDTVTFLQYQVFSHLKRLGYVVRRFQPSSVLSPYERQLNLDGGAQCLEGKRKRRSSSSQSINKKPKALQNPLQGMDGTPESPATCSPPPQNQNSCRPEEKPQESSPIKSLMGPLQLLGSLEPCPSLGREGAQCSPENGKIEDGVTGAPKPRWNFEQISFPNMAADSRHTLLLAPAPELLPANVAGRETDAESWCQRLNQRKEKLSRRERERQAEAQHFREDVNADPQVQRCSSWWEYKQLLQRRHLQKTQSRPPHLWDQPVTPLLSPGQADSPASVLQQISVLQTAHLADGGAR; encoded by the exons ATGGATCCCGAGCCCGAGTCGGCCTCCGTGGAGGTTCCGGCCGGGCGCGTGCTCAG TGCCCCGGAACTCTTCGCCGCACGTTCCCGGTCCCAGAAGCTACCCCAGCGCTCGCATGGCCCCAAGGACTTCCTCCCCGACGGCTCGGAGGCCCAGGCCGAGCGGCTGCGCTTGTGCCGCCAGGAGCTCTGGCAGCTGCTGGCCGAGGAGCGCGTGGAGCGCCT GGGCAGTTTGGTGGCCGCCGAGTGGAGACCAGAAGAAGGCTTCGTGGAGTTGAAGTCTCCTGCG GGTAAATTCTGGCAGACCATGGGCTTCTCAGAGCAGGGCCGGCAGCGGCTTCATCCAGAAGAGGCCTTGTATCTGCTGGAGTGT CCGAGCTGTGGGCTGCACTTTCAGGGCTCCATCCAGCTCTTCCACCAAGACCTTCCGCTGTCTATCCAAGAGGCCTACCAGCTGCTGCTGACTGAGGACACGGTGACTTTCCTGCAGTACCAG GTCTTCAGCCACCTGAAGAGACTCGGCTATGTGGTTCGACGATTCCAACCAAG CTCCGTCCTGTCCCCTTACGAGCGGCAGCTGAACTTGGACGGTGGTGCCCAGTGCCTGGAAggcaagaggaagaggaggagctcCAGCTCTCA GTCCATTAATAAGAAGCCCAAGGCCCTGCAGAACCCCCTGCAGGGGATGGATGGGACACCCGAGAGCCCAGCAACCTGCAGCCCACCTCCCCAGAACCAGAACAGCTGCCGCCCAGAGGAGAAACCCCAGGAGTCAAGCCCCATAAAGAGCCTCATGGGCCCCCTTCAGCTGCTGGGGTCCCTGGAACCCTGCCCTAgtctgggcagggagggggcgcAATGCAGCCCAGAGAATGGCAAAATAGAGGACGGGGTTACGGGGGCTCCTAAGCCCCGCTGGAACTTTGAGCAGATCTCCTTCCCCAACATGGCTGCAGACAGCCGCCATACCCTCCTGCTCGCCCCCGCTCCTGAGCTGCTCCCGGCCAACGTGGCTGGACGGGAGACGGACGCCGAGTCCTGGTGCCAGAGGCTCAACCAGCGGAAGGAGAAGCTCTCTCGGCGGGAACGGGAGCGGCAGGCAGAGGCCCAGCACTTCCGCGAGGATGTGAACGCCGACCCCCAGGTGCAGCGCTGCTCCAGCTGGTGGGAGTACAAGCAGCTGCTGCAGAGGCGGCACCTGCAGAAGACCCAGAGCCGTCCCCCACACCTGTGGGACCAGCCTGTCACCCCCTTGCTGAGTCCCGGTCAGGCCGACTCCCCAG CCTCAGTCCTTCAGCAGATCTCTGTGCTGCAGACAGCGCACCTTGCTGATGGAGGTGCCCGGTGA